One Sphingomonas endolithica DNA segment encodes these proteins:
- a CDS encoding alpha/beta hydrolase has translation MDMTRRTFAGLGGIAALSTLPQARASVAIGQPAKMPARALAHVAPELRPAALRMLAMGQLPTLTAASLPGVRAGAVRFTTAPLAQPSVEERMVPVRPGSSEVRVYVVNAKPGTRRGAILHTHGGGFILGSAQQEVPRLQAMASMLDCVIVSVDYALAPEARYTTSVEQNYAALRWLHRHADTIGADPARIALMGESAGGGHAAMLAFAARDRGEVPVSFQLLVYPMLDDRTGSTHHLPAAFGSIGWDPVSNVFGWSALLGIEPGSTGVPATAVPARRTDLSGLPPTFIGVGGIDLFASEDIEFSRRLLEAGVPTQLVVVPGAFHGFDAAAADTVLAQDFNAAKIKALRRAFVIV, from the coding sequence ATGGACATGACTAGGCGGACGTTCGCGGGGCTGGGAGGGATTGCGGCGCTGAGTACGCTACCGCAGGCGCGCGCTTCAGTTGCGATCGGCCAGCCTGCAAAAATGCCGGCCCGCGCTCTCGCACACGTCGCCCCCGAGTTGCGTCCGGCCGCGCTGCGGATGCTGGCGATGGGGCAATTGCCGACGCTGACCGCGGCATCCCTGCCCGGCGTGCGTGCCGGCGCCGTTCGGTTCACGACCGCACCACTCGCTCAGCCCTCGGTTGAGGAGCGGATGGTCCCCGTACGGCCAGGCTCGAGCGAGGTGCGCGTGTACGTGGTGAACGCCAAACCGGGCACGCGGCGTGGCGCGATCCTGCACACGCACGGCGGCGGCTTCATTCTCGGTTCCGCGCAGCAAGAAGTGCCGCGTCTGCAAGCAATGGCGTCCATGCTCGATTGCGTTATCGTCAGCGTGGACTATGCGCTCGCGCCTGAGGCGCGCTACACGACGTCGGTCGAACAGAATTACGCTGCGTTGCGATGGCTGCATCGCCATGCCGATACGATCGGTGCCGACCCGGCTCGGATTGCTTTGATGGGAGAAAGTGCGGGCGGTGGCCATGCCGCGATGCTCGCCTTCGCCGCCCGCGATCGCGGGGAGGTGCCGGTTTCTTTTCAGTTACTGGTTTATCCGATGCTGGACGACCGGACCGGCAGCACGCACCATCTGCCAGCCGCGTTCGGATCGATCGGGTGGGATCCTGTGTCCAACGTCTTCGGCTGGAGTGCGCTGCTGGGGATTGAACCGGGCAGTACAGGGGTACCCGCCACCGCAGTGCCGGCGCGTCGTACGGATCTTAGCGGGCTTCCGCCGACCTTCATCGGTGTTGGCGGTATCGACCTGTTCGCCAGCGAGGACATCGAGTTCTCGCGCCGGCTGCTCGAGGCCGGCGTACCGACCCAGTTGGTCGTCGTGCCGGGCGCGTTTCACGGCTTCGATGCAGCGGCGGCGGACACGGTGCTCGCGCAGGATTTCAACGCGGCCAAGATCAAAGCGCTGCGTCGCGCCTTCGTTATCGTCTGA
- a CDS encoding MFS transporter, whose amino-acid sequence MAKAATRHTSGGTTESTTATLKALVFLMFAAFAMTTDSVGTVIPQIIRDFGLGLTAAGTFQYATMSGIGLSAIALGFLADRIGRRNAILAGLVLFCGSCALFAFGHDFGFFALLLFVGGIGIGIFKAAALALIGDISTSTREHARTMNLIEAFFGVGAIVGPAIVAGSLAYGASWKLVYLFAAALCALLIAGALLTRFPATSRIQDQDSGRQERTSMRTSLRLLGDPMALFFAVLLMLYVGAEAAIYVWAPTYFAGYEGTNAWLVGYTVSLFFVLRAGGRFLGAWLLQQFDWMIVLASCSSAVALLFWLAVLFGRDVAAFALPATGLFMSVLYPTINSTGISCFPRQRHGSIAGLLLFFTCISAVLAPLAMGLIGDLMGTSVFSIVLGGVFATLLAGMCVWNALAKPAAARLVERNRADYAAASNEELASQPSA is encoded by the coding sequence ATGGCGAAGGCAGCGACACGACACACCTCCGGCGGAACGACCGAAAGCACGACGGCGACCCTGAAAGCGCTCGTCTTCCTGATGTTCGCGGCCTTCGCGATGACGACCGATTCCGTCGGTACCGTGATCCCGCAGATCATCCGCGACTTCGGCCTAGGCCTCACCGCGGCAGGGACGTTCCAATATGCCACAATGTCCGGTATCGGACTGTCAGCCATCGCGCTCGGCTTTCTCGCCGACCGCATTGGTCGGCGCAATGCGATCTTGGCGGGACTGGTGCTGTTCTGCGGGAGCTGCGCATTGTTCGCGTTCGGACATGATTTCGGCTTCTTCGCTCTGCTGCTGTTCGTCGGCGGTATTGGAATTGGGATATTCAAGGCAGCCGCGCTTGCACTGATCGGCGACATCTCCACGTCCACGCGCGAACATGCGCGCACGATGAACCTGATCGAAGCGTTCTTTGGGGTCGGTGCGATCGTCGGGCCCGCGATCGTCGCGGGCTCGCTAGCATATGGCGCGAGCTGGAAGCTGGTATACCTGTTCGCGGCCGCATTGTGTGCGCTGTTAATCGCCGGAGCGCTGCTGACGCGCTTCCCCGCGACGTCGCGAATCCAGGACCAGGATTCCGGGCGTCAGGAAAGGACCAGCATGCGCACTAGCCTGCGCCTGCTGGGTGACCCGATGGCGCTGTTCTTCGCGGTGCTGCTGATGCTCTATGTCGGGGCGGAAGCGGCGATCTATGTCTGGGCGCCGACCTATTTCGCGGGCTATGAAGGCACCAACGCGTGGTTGGTCGGGTATACCGTGTCGCTGTTCTTTGTGCTGCGCGCAGGCGGAAGGTTCCTCGGCGCTTGGTTGCTCCAACAGTTCGACTGGATGATCGTTCTGGCGAGCTGCAGTAGCGCAGTCGCATTGTTGTTCTGGCTCGCGGTCCTGTTCGGGCGCGATGTTGCGGCGTTTGCGCTGCCGGCTACGGGATTGTTCATGTCGGTCCTTTATCCAACGATCAATTCGACCGGTATCAGCTGTTTCCCGCGGCAACGGCACGGGTCGATTGCCGGGCTTCTCCTGTTCTTCACATGCATCAGCGCGGTTCTTGCGCCGTTGGCGATGGGGCTGATCGGCGATCTGATGGGAACCAGCGTGTTCAGCATCGTACTAGGCGGGGTGTTCGCGACACTGCTCGCCGGGATGTGCGTGTGGAACGCCCTAGCTAAGCCTGCAGCAGCGCGATTGGTGGAGCGCAACCGCGCGGATTATGCCGCGGCATCTAACGAGGAGCTTGCCTCCCAGCCCTCGGCCTAA
- a CDS encoding SGNH/GDSL hydrolase family protein, giving the protein MIARVSTGGAQIRFAFRNAAGGDAVTFGAVHAALARTDAAALADGAIDPSSDHGVTFGGKPTVTLFPGATVWSDPVALAVPPLGSVAVSVYLPHPTATNTVHALGLSPAFVVAGDATSAPRLASPQRLRSYFWLEGMSVPATDPSAGTLVALGDSITDGYATTPGLHQEWPALLAERLQREGKGGLSVVNAGISGNRILKTGAGESALQRFDTDVLARPGVRWVLLMEGINDINMSIIPGVPASEGVEARQIIAGMKQLIERAHLHGIRIAGATILPTKGLPFYSAGGEAMRSTVNQWIRTSGWFDAVIDFDGVVRDPADPMQLRPAFDPGDHVHPNDAGNRAMAEAIDVSLFP; this is encoded by the coding sequence ATGATCGCACGCGTCAGTACGGGCGGGGCGCAGATCCGCTTCGCTTTTCGCAACGCCGCAGGAGGCGATGCCGTAACCTTCGGGGCGGTTCACGCGGCGCTCGCCAGGACGGATGCAGCTGCGCTCGCTGACGGCGCGATCGATCCATCCAGCGATCATGGCGTGACGTTTGGAGGAAAACCGACCGTCACGTTGTTCCCCGGCGCAACGGTGTGGAGCGATCCGGTGGCACTCGCCGTCCCGCCGCTCGGCTCTGTCGCGGTATCGGTCTACCTGCCGCACCCGACCGCCACGAACACGGTGCACGCACTTGGCCTCAGCCCCGCGTTCGTCGTTGCCGGGGATGCCACCTCCGCCCCGCGCCTCGCATCGCCACAGCGGCTCCGGTCCTATTTCTGGCTGGAGGGAATGAGCGTGCCCGCAACCGATCCTTCTGCCGGCACGCTGGTAGCGCTCGGTGACTCGATCACCGACGGCTATGCGACGACGCCGGGGCTGCATCAAGAATGGCCAGCGTTGCTTGCCGAACGACTGCAGCGCGAGGGCAAGGGTGGCTTGTCGGTCGTGAATGCCGGCATATCGGGCAACCGCATCCTGAAGACCGGAGCGGGGGAGAGCGCGCTGCAACGTTTCGACACCGACGTGTTGGCCCGACCGGGTGTCCGATGGGTGCTGTTGATGGAGGGCATCAATGACATCAACATGAGCATCATCCCCGGCGTGCCCGCGTCCGAGGGCGTTGAGGCTAGGCAGATCATCGCCGGTATGAAGCAGTTGATCGAGCGCGCGCACCTGCACGGCATACGTATCGCCGGCGCTACGATCCTTCCGACCAAGGGGCTGCCCTTCTATTCGGCCGGAGGCGAGGCGATGCGCAGCACGGTCAATCAGTGGATCCGAACAAGCGGCTGGTTCGATGCCGTCATCGACTTCGATGGCGTAGTGCGCGACCCCGCCGACCCCATGCAGCTGCGGCCAGCCTTCGATCCAGGGGATCACGTCCATCCCAACGATGCTGGCAATCGAGCGATGGCGGAGGCGATCGACGTGTCGCTGTTTCCCTAA
- a CDS encoding GDSL-type esterase/lipase family protein — protein sequence MRTIALTAALFSALPTAAQVRPSGPELGRAYPAVNGTTIRCPVPLPPSPEQMGRQFDTRPQDLDALSTIVKGMMDPTNPAGTEFRKQQAEQRATDWPFLCRYRDANTALKASGQRPSVVFMGDSITEGWINADPQLFVRNGYVDRGISGQSSSQMVARFYADVVALHPRVVHIMTGTNDIGGATGPITEDESIDNVRAMIDLAQANGIRVVLAAIPPMSRLLPRPEFNLRPVVRALNARLRRLATERGIAFVDYYTPLAQPDGAFDPRYANDGVHPTRSGYAVMEPLAQRTLTNVLAARR from the coding sequence ATGAGGACGATCGCGCTCACCGCTGCCCTGTTCAGCGCATTACCAACGGCCGCGCAGGTGCGCCCCAGCGGTCCGGAACTGGGCCGTGCCTATCCGGCGGTCAACGGCACCACGATCCGGTGCCCGGTGCCTTTACCACCGTCACCCGAACAGATGGGTAGACAGTTCGACACGCGTCCTCAGGATCTTGATGCGCTGTCTACGATAGTTAAGGGCATGATGGATCCGACCAATCCTGCTGGTACGGAGTTCCGTAAGCAGCAGGCTGAACAGCGTGCAACCGACTGGCCATTCCTGTGCCGCTATCGTGATGCAAACACCGCACTGAAGGCGTCAGGGCAGCGGCCGTCCGTCGTGTTCATGGGTGACTCAATTACCGAGGGGTGGATCAATGCCGATCCGCAGCTCTTCGTGCGCAACGGCTATGTCGATCGTGGGATCAGCGGGCAAAGCAGCAGTCAGATGGTGGCACGCTTCTACGCCGACGTAGTGGCGCTCCATCCACGCGTCGTCCACATCATGACCGGGACCAACGACATCGGGGGAGCCACGGGACCAATCACCGAGGACGAGTCGATCGACAACGTACGCGCGATGATTGATCTGGCGCAGGCGAACGGCATCCGCGTCGTACTGGCGGCGATTCCGCCGATGTCGCGGCTGCTACCGCGCCCCGAGTTCAACCTGCGACCGGTGGTGCGCGCATTAAATGCGCGCTTGCGGAGGTTAGCGACCGAACGCGGCATTGCGTTCGTGGATTACTACACGCCGCTGGCGCAGCCCGATGGCGCATTTGATCCACGCTATGCCAATGACGGCGTGCATCCGACCCGCAGCGGCTACGCTGTTATGGAGCCCTTGGCGCAGCGCACGTTGACCAATGTGCTCGCCGCGCGACGCTGA
- a CDS encoding TonB-dependent receptor translates to MRFDVGVATLAIAAGLFAGGASAQTGGNTVPETVTGQPVSNGATAQETAPATPEERPSLTTEQQDIVVTAQKSGATTLQKVPLAIQAFSGEDLKERNINSVADLISNIPGAFESQRQSVASRSYSIRGAGAGAANGDSPIGYYIDDVPFVVTNFGIAPPIRFLDIDRVEVLRGPQGTLYGQGSAGGVFIFHTRDPDLTKIEGAFEAEMSSTRGAEGLNYGIAGVISVPIIKDVLAVRISGGHSFNPGWADEYYGAFDGIPDRKGVNKVRNDDIRVVGLLKPTDNLSIRAQYWHFRPRQQFLGGLQSVSPPYYDDTAAQPSFGNGNFKLYSLSATWDLDALSITSATSKIDGNFGINVPLSPAGFFSSQFYPTMFSQEVRVNSNSAGPFHWLAGGSYQNGKGPQANQLEIVPVVSINADNNTITKNYALFGEISYELFDGKLVPLGGLRFYHDKRTFEDATTSNSNIRNVTTWRANLSYLPSDALTAFVTASTGFRAGIVQSQVQADLLAQVGVPAGTQTQPERSRNYEIGVKWRSPDRRVSIGLNGYITQYKDLLTPTPTLNTNVSGFSNFGDGTTRGVDIDIHWNTPVVGLKLGAVANFNKGEYDRVDPAVQAALPYLQKGGRLVNTIQQNWRLDASYDHQISGDYNGFFNIAWSHTGNRLQSLNLVADPYENFTATFGVRNGPYELVLFGDNLSNVKGPTIIQTIPTAGVRPVPRTIGLRLRANFQ, encoded by the coding sequence ATGCGTTTCGACGTTGGAGTGGCTACACTCGCGATCGCTGCAGGACTGTTTGCGGGAGGCGCCTCGGCGCAGACGGGTGGGAACACGGTGCCCGAGACGGTGACCGGACAGCCGGTATCGAACGGCGCCACCGCGCAGGAGACGGCGCCTGCGACACCGGAGGAGCGCCCCAGTCTTACTACTGAGCAACAGGATATCGTCGTCACCGCGCAAAAGTCCGGCGCCACCACGCTGCAAAAGGTCCCGCTCGCGATCCAGGCGTTCAGCGGCGAAGATCTGAAGGAGCGCAACATCAACTCGGTTGCGGACCTCATCTCCAACATCCCGGGTGCGTTCGAGAGCCAGCGCCAGTCGGTCGCGTCGCGTTCGTACAGCATCCGTGGCGCTGGCGCGGGCGCCGCCAACGGCGACTCGCCTATCGGCTATTACATCGACGACGTGCCGTTCGTCGTCACCAACTTCGGCATTGCACCGCCGATCCGCTTTCTCGACATCGACCGGGTCGAGGTGCTGCGTGGGCCGCAAGGCACGCTTTATGGGCAGGGGTCCGCAGGCGGTGTATTCATCTTCCACACCCGCGATCCGGATCTAACAAAGATCGAGGGCGCGTTCGAGGCCGAGATGTCGAGCACCCGCGGTGCGGAGGGCCTCAACTACGGCATTGCTGGAGTCATCTCCGTACCCATCATCAAAGATGTGCTAGCAGTACGGATTAGCGGCGGCCATTCGTTTAACCCCGGCTGGGCAGACGAATATTATGGCGCATTCGACGGCATCCCCGATCGCAAGGGCGTCAACAAGGTGCGTAACGATGACATCCGCGTTGTCGGATTGCTCAAGCCCACAGACAATTTAAGTATTCGAGCACAATATTGGCATTTCCGCCCGCGCCAGCAGTTCCTTGGTGGGCTTCAGTCGGTTAGTCCGCCCTATTACGACGATACAGCCGCACAGCCGAGCTTTGGCAACGGCAATTTTAAGCTGTACAGTCTGTCCGCAACCTGGGATCTTGACGCCCTGTCGATCACCAGCGCGACGAGCAAGATTGATGGTAATTTTGGTATCAACGTTCCGCTTTCGCCAGCCGGGTTCTTTTCCAGCCAATTCTACCCAACGATGTTCAGTCAGGAAGTGCGGGTTAATTCCAACTCAGCAGGCCCGTTTCACTGGCTGGCCGGGGGCTCTTATCAGAATGGCAAGGGCCCACAGGCGAACCAGCTCGAGATCGTACCGGTCGTGTCGATCAACGCCGACAACAACACGATCACGAAGAACTATGCGCTGTTCGGCGAGATCAGCTATGAACTGTTTGACGGCAAGCTTGTGCCGCTAGGTGGTCTCCGTTTCTACCACGACAAGCGCACGTTCGAGGATGCAACCACCTCGAACAGCAACATCAGGAACGTGACCACTTGGCGCGCCAACCTCTCGTATCTGCCCAGTGATGCGCTGACCGCGTTCGTGACCGCGTCTACTGGGTTCCGCGCGGGTATCGTCCAATCGCAGGTTCAGGCGGACCTTCTCGCGCAAGTTGGCGTACCCGCCGGCACGCAGACCCAGCCGGAGCGTTCGCGCAACTATGAGATCGGCGTGAAATGGCGAAGCCCGGACCGGCGCGTGTCGATCGGACTGAACGGCTATATCACTCAGTATAAGGATCTGCTGACTCCGACACCGACGCTCAACACGAACGTGTCTGGCTTTTCTAACTTCGGTGACGGTACAACGAGAGGCGTCGACATCGACATCCACTGGAACACGCCGGTCGTCGGCCTGAAGCTCGGCGCTGTCGCGAACTTCAACAAGGGCGAGTACGATCGGGTTGATCCCGCAGTGCAAGCCGCCTTGCCCTATCTTCAGAAGGGCGGCCGCCTGGTGAACACCATCCAACAGAACTGGCGCCTCGATGCCTCCTACGATCACCAGATCAGCGGCGACTATAACGGGTTCTTCAATATCGCCTGGAGCCACACGGGCAACCGACTGCAAAGCCTAAATCTGGTCGCCGACCCGTACGAGAATTTCACCGCGACATTCGGCGTGCGCAATGGCCCGTACGAGCTCGTGCTCTTTGGCGACAACCTGTCGAACGTGAAGGGGCCAACCATCATCCAGACCATCCCGACTGCGGGCGTGCGTCCGGTGCCGCGGACGATCGGGCTGCGGCTCCGCGCCAATTTCCAATGA
- a CDS encoding LacI family DNA-binding transcriptional regulator, with protein sequence MTRKSAPPPAAATGRAKPQNIQELAQIAGVSTATVSRALAGTGNLSAKTRERIRSLADELGFKPSNMARNLRTGRTGAIGVVVPLGHERTQHISDPFFMTLLANIADNLVERGFDLLLIRVVPSDPAWLDTIIDAGRIDGMIVVGQSDQAEVLDAVAQRYRPMVVWGAILEDQHYSAVGSDNYAGGMLGTEHLLAQGCRKLAFFGDPRVPEVEQRLQGFRAAIRAAQPGPIGALLPVHFTPQMALEAISEYLALAEGIDGIFAASDTIAMMTIQALAHFGRSVPGEVKVLGFDDLDLARHTLPPLTSVRQDLARGAEALVDSLLRRMAGEPVQAVKLEPTLTERASTRPR encoded by the coding sequence TTGACCCGTAAGTCCGCCCCACCTCCTGCCGCGGCAACTGGCCGGGCCAAGCCGCAGAATATCCAGGAACTGGCGCAGATCGCGGGGGTCTCTACTGCCACGGTGTCGCGCGCACTGGCGGGTACGGGTAATCTGTCGGCGAAAACCAGAGAGCGGATCCGCAGCCTCGCGGACGAGCTTGGCTTCAAGCCCAGCAACATGGCGCGCAACCTGCGCACCGGGCGTACCGGAGCCATCGGTGTCGTCGTGCCCCTCGGGCATGAGCGGACGCAGCATATATCCGATCCGTTTTTCATGACTCTGCTCGCCAACATCGCTGACAATCTTGTCGAGCGCGGCTTCGATCTGCTGCTCATTCGGGTCGTTCCCAGCGATCCGGCTTGGCTTGATACGATCATTGATGCCGGTCGCATCGACGGGATGATCGTCGTCGGCCAGTCGGATCAGGCCGAAGTTCTTGACGCGGTAGCCCAACGCTACCGCCCGATGGTCGTGTGGGGCGCTATACTCGAGGACCAGCATTACAGCGCAGTCGGTAGCGACAATTATGCCGGTGGAATGCTCGGTACCGAACATCTCCTGGCACAAGGGTGCCGCAAGCTTGCGTTCTTCGGTGACCCGCGCGTGCCCGAGGTCGAGCAGCGCTTACAGGGCTTCCGCGCCGCGATCCGTGCGGCTCAGCCCGGCCCAATCGGTGCTTTGTTGCCGGTCCATTTCACCCCCCAGATGGCGCTGGAGGCGATTTCGGAATATCTCGCCCTGGCCGAAGGCATCGACGGCATTTTCGCCGCTTCGGATACCATAGCGATGATGACGATCCAGGCGCTTGCCCACTTTGGCCGTAGCGTGCCCGGAGAGGTCAAGGTGTTGGGCTTCGATGATCTCGATCTCGCCCGTCACACGCTTCCCCCACTTACGTCGGTTCGGCAAGACCTCGCACGCGGTGCGGAGGCGCTGGTGGACTCCCTGCTCCGCCGCATGGCGGGCGAACCGGTACAAGCGGTCAAGCTGGAACCGACATTGACCGAACGCGCCTCCACCCGCCCGCGCTAA